DNA from Salmo salar chromosome ssa24, Ssal_v3.1, whole genome shotgun sequence:
taccggcaccccctgtataaagcctcactATTGTTAGTTTACTGCTGCTCTATAATTTTTTGGGGTTGTATTTTTCttagaactgcattgttggttaacggcttataagtaagcatttcactgtaaggtctacctgttgtattcggcgcatgtgacaaatatagttttggcaagtcggttaggacatctactttctgcatgacacaagtaatttttccaacaattgtttgcagacagattatttctctgtatcacaattccagtgggtcagaagtttacataaactaagttggctgtgcctttaaacagcttggaaaattccagaaaggtatgtaatggctttagaagcttctgataggctaattgacatcatttgatccaattggaggtgtacccgtggatgtaggcctaccttcaaactcagtgcctctttgcttgacatcatgggaaaatcaaaataaatcagccaagacctcacaaaaataaattgtagacctccacaagtctgattcatccttgggagcaatttacaaactcctgaaggtagcacattcatctgtacaaacaatagtacgcaagtataaacaccatgggaccacacagccgtcataccgcaaaggctgcgtggtcccatggtgtttatacttgcgtacaattgtttgtacagatgaacgtgctactttcaggcgtttgtaaattgctcccaaggatgaatcagacttgtggaggtctacaattttatttctgaggtcttggctgatttcttttgattttcccatgatgtcaagcaaagaggcactagagatgaacgtactttggtgcgaaaagtgaaaatcaatcccagaacaacagcaagggaccttgtgaagatgctggaggaaacaggtacaaagtatctatatccacaatgaaacgagtcctacatcaacataacctgaaaggccgctcagcaaggaagaagccactgctccaaaaccgccataaaaaagccagacaactgtttgtaactgcacatggggacaaagatcatactttttggagaaatgtcctctggtctgatgaaacaaaaatagaactgtttggccataatgaccatcattatgtttggaggaaaaagggagatgcttgcaagctgaagaacaccatcccaaccatgaagcagcatcatgttggtggcagcatcatgttgtggggatgctttgctgcaggagggactggtgcacttcacaaaatagatggcatcatgagggaggacaattatgtggatatattgaagcaacatctcaagacatcagtcaggaagttaaagcttggtcgcaaatgggtcttccaaattgacaatgaccccaagcatacttccaaagttgtggcaaaatggcttaaggacaacaaagtcatggtattggagtggccatcacaaagccctgtcctcaatcctataagaatatttgtgggcagaactgaaaaagtgtgtgcgagcaaggaggcctacaaacctgactcagttacaccagctctgtcaggaggaataggccaaaattcacccaacttattgcgggaagcttgtggaaggctactcaaaacgtttgacccaagttaaacaatttaaaggcaatgctaccaaatactaattgagtgtatgtaaacttctgacccactgggaatgtgatgaaagaaataaaagctgaaaaaaatctctctctactattattctgacatttcacattcttaaaataaagtggtgatcctaactgacctaagacagggaatttttactaggattaaatgtcaggaattgtgaaaaactgagtttaaatgtatttggctaaggtgtatgtatgtaaacttccgatttcaactgtaggtGTAAATCTTTGTGTAATCTATGGCAACAGTATATAGAAAGAATTTGCATTTATTGTCCTGGCAAGTGtaacttttttggaacaccaccGTCTTACTGCGATTTACTGTCCGGGCccaagtctgacagaatctgtgcagaagatataggtggtgctgtaggccctccttggttggggacagaagcaccatatCATTTGCAAACAGCAAACATTTTCCTTCAGAGTCTAGTATGGTGAGGCAGGGTGATGCAGACTGTTCTAATTCCCTCGCCAATtaattgatatatatgttgaaagcGTTGgactcaagctgcatccctgtctcgcCCCACGGCTCTTtattgccaattttaactgcacacttgtttgtgtacattgatTTTCAGAATAGCTTTTTTGTTTTGTAAATTAGGGTTTGCAGGGTGTACACGTGGTCTGCCGTGTGATATTTTGGTAAGAAgccatttgacatttgctcaggacattgttttcgctgaggaaatgtTAGTCTGCTTTTGATGATACTGCAGAGGATTTTCCTGAGGTTACTGTTGACGCAGATTCCAGTGCAACTGTAGAGGTCAAATTCGTCTCCATTTttatggattggggtgatcagaccttggttccaaatattggggaagatgccggAGCTGAGGATAATATTGACGAGTTTAAGTATAGGCCATTTTAATTTGTGGTCTGTGTATTTTATCATTTTGTTTAGTATACCATCAAcatcacaggcctttttgggttggagagtttgtattttgtcctgtagctcattcaatgtaattggagaatccggCGGATTCTGTTAGACTTTAATAGCTGATTCTGAGTTTTGCAAATGATCATGCATATGTTTGCTCTTGGTTCTTTGTTATATGGCCTAAAATGttgaagtggtttatccatacatctccattttggatagatggctaattgtgttgtttgtttaatgtgttaaAATTTCCACAACAGGGATTTTATTCTATGTATTCTTCAATCACAAGAGAGCTGTTTTATGACATGCTGTTCTTTATTTTTTCTTTTTGTATTTCTTTACTGTTTTAGTGTTTCCCCATAGTGAATGCGTAGGTTCTGGTTATCTGTGTTtctggttggataggtttctcaatttctttcttaggtttttataTTGTTCATCAAACTATTTCTCATTTTTGTTAGTTTTCTTCGGTTTTCTTCTAGAATGTTTTTATTTGATATGCTAGGTGATAGGTTACATTTACTGTTCAGGCTTCCTACTGCAAAGTTCACACCTTCACTATTGAAGAGAAACATTTTGTCTAGGAGGGATTGGATTTGTTGTTGGTCAATTGTTTTTTGGTACGTTTCTACACTACCCtctttccatctatagcatttcttaatagcaTGCAGTTTGTTCGGCTTCGCCACCTCATGGCTgaatattgctctgttcaagtagattgGGATTTTGTTGTGGTCTGATAAGGGTGTTAGTTGGCTGACTGAACGTGCTGAGAGACTCTAggatgaggtcagtgataaagttgtCCATAGTACTTCAGCCACAAGAGATGAGTtgtaggttaacctactgtaggaatcccctcgaagcctaccattgactctgtacagacccagtgtgtgacagagctgcaaaagttgtgacccatttttcttggttgttttgttgtagctgtgtctaggggggcatatttaggagggaatgctgtcccctCCAGGTAAGTGCTTGTCCCTCTGTGTGCTgaaggtgtcaggttcttgtcgaGTTCTGGTGTTTAGGTCACCAAAGACAAGTACATGTCAATGGACCTGGAAATggttgagctctctctctctctctctctctatgtaatatcatCCAAAACGTCCAACACTGACTCATCTATATGAGGCCTGCCAGTAGAGTTCTGTCTTCCCAAGGTCACTCTCTTCACCCTCCCTccatcatctctctcctccctccatgtcCATCAAGtctatctccccatctccctcctcctcccctattctctttctcttccttcatCCTTTTCCACTTCACTTGCCTTCCTCAAACTTCAAACTGATTGACATTCCAAGGACTGAGAATGCAGGCCACCCCTCCATTCTGGCTCAGTGATCTCTGCTCCACTCGCAGTGAACTCATACAGTGcttttagaaagtattcagaccccttgactttttccacattttgttaggttacagccttattgtaaaatgtattaaattgtttttccccatcaatctacacacaataccctataatgacaaggGGAAAAAAAACTGGTTtagaatttttgctaatttacataaatatacagaccctttactcagtactttgttgaagcatctttgccagcgattacagcctcgagtcttagtggttagagcattgggccagtaaccgaaaggttgctggttcgcatccctgagctgacaaggtaaaaatcagtcattctgcgcctgaacaaggcagttaacccactgctccccagtAAGCTGtcatagttaagaacacattcttatttacagacttgcctagttaaaaatatatatttggcaCACAGGTAtttcgggagtttctcccattcttttttgcagatcctctctagctctgtcaggttggatggggagcattgctgcgcAACTATTTTCAGGGCTCTCaggagatgttcgattgggttcaagtccgggctctggctgggccactcaaggatattcagagatttgtcccaaagccactcctgcattgtcttggctgtgtgcttagggtcattctcctgttggaaggtgaaccttcgcctcggtctgaggtcctgagcactcaggagcagtttttcatcaaggatctctctgtactttgctccattcatctttgcctcgatcctgactagtctcccagtccctgccagtgaaaaatatccccacagcatgatgctgccaccaccatgcttcaccgtagggatggtgccaggtttcttccagaggTGGCGCTTGGCatgcaggccaaagagttcaatcttggtttcatcagaccagagaatcttgtttctcatggtctgagagtctttaggtgccttttggcaaattacAAGCAGGCTGtacctgaggagtggcttctgtctggccactctaccataaaggcctgattggtggagtgctgcagagatggttgtccttctggaaggctctcccatttccacagaggaactctggcactctgtcagagggaccatcggattcttggtcacctccccgaccaaggcccttctgccctgactcctcagtttggccgggcgcccAGCTCtggaaagagtcttggtggttccaaattaataatgatggaggccattgtgttcttggggacattcaatgctacagacatgttttggtacccttccccagatctttgcctcgacacaatcctgtctcggagctctacggacaattttcaggtgtgtgcctttccaaatcatgtccaatcaattgaatttaccacaggtggacaccaatcaagttgtagaaacatctcaaggttgatcaatggaaacaggatgcacttgagctcaatttcaagtctcatagcgaaggatatgaatacttacgtaaataaggtatttctgtttttaatacatttgcaaacatttctaaaaacctgctttcattttgtcattatggggtgttgtgtgtagattgccgaggatttttttttttttaaatccattttagaacaaggctgtaacgtaacaaaatgaggaaaacgtcaaggcgtctgaatactttccgaaggcactgtatatagtggatGTAGTGAGTAACTGGGACTAAAAGCATGTGAAGTGTTCATTTCTGGTCTAAATGTGATACTCTGTCTGATAAATATGTGATTATGAATATGTGATTATAAATGTGATGAGAAatatgtggcaggtagcctagcggttaagagcgttgggccaaagAGTTGCTGATTCGAATCACCATGCCGACCAGGCTTctgtgagtcgctctggataagagcatctgctaaatgacaaaaatgtcaatGTGATGTGAGAGTTTATGTCACTGAGGAGAAGGCCATGACAACGTCTGAGTGTGATCACCTGCCATATAAAAACAGAGAAAATACAAGGGTTTGTGCAATGTTGACACGTGCAGAAACATTTCGGTCTTTGTATCCAAGATCGTGATGGTATAACGTTGTGGAAAATGGGGCTGCAGAACTTTACAGTGACCGAGAGATATTTAAGATGTTCCTTTAAGATTTAcagccatggtgtgtgtgtgtgtgtgtgtgtgtgtgtgtctgatcaaTAGGTGCTGTAGTAGGGACAGAATTATTCTCCTCAGACACATTCTTCCAAATCAGCTGACACACCTACAAGGACCGCACTAAAATAGCAAGTGTGTGCATTCTTAATTCTCCGCTGTCTGATTTTTCAAAGAACCTGGGTTATTGACAGAGGTAATTCTTATCCATCCACTTATATACATTTCTAGGGATCATGATGAAGACGTCAAACCTCACACACTGTTATGAGGTGTAAAGTTGTCAGtgggccaggtgtgtgtgtgagagagagggaaagcgagagcggggagagacaaagagaaggagCTGCTTTCTGCTGATGTGCAGTCTGATTACCTCTGCAGTGTGAGTCTGCAGATCCACTCCAACCCACCTGGGGGACACACCTGGCGCActgacagaaccacacacactgtcatgtatTCACAGCACTGACAAATAGAATAAAAAGCTGCACATAAAACGTTCAACTAGTCCAAACACAATCATATACTTTTCTTCTGGTGAACATGGTATTGTGGACATAATTTGTTTCAAAAAGTTGAAGCCGATTGGCCTCGGTCTACTGTAACGAATATGGCACATAATCACATTGTGGGCACTCAGAAATGAAGAGTAAATCATATTATACAACTGGACATTTGGGTGAAAATTCAAGAAGCCTATCATGCGCTGTATCATGGTGTTTCTGTAGTTAGTCTGTGTGACAAGGAAAGGGTGGTGATGACGATAGCGAAGATGATGTCTCTTTAAAGAGAGAGATTGTTCGTGCTGAGTTGTGAGTTTCTCCTCCCGCGGTATAAAAGCTCATCTCTCGTCACCCTGCCGCAGTCTGCATCCGGCTTAGAGATGAGCTACCCACTGGACTACCTCTACGGCCACGGCTCCTATCGCAGGACACCACAGGGACACTCTGCCCGGCCCGCggcttccctctcctcctccggcTACCACTCCCAGCCATGGACGACCTCCCAGCGCCGCCGCCCGGCCTACAGCCAGGCAGCCTCTGCCGACAGCTTGGAAATCTTTAACGGCGACATGACTCGGAGGAACGAGAAGGAGATTCTGCAGACACTCAACGACCGGTTCGCCGGGTACATCGACAAGGTGCGGAACCTCGAGATGATTAACTCGAATCTGGAGCAGGAAGCGGCTGCGCTGCGACAGAGCCAGACGGGGCGCGCTACCGTGGGAGAGCACTATCAGCGTGAGCTGGAGGACCTGAGGGTTATGGTCCAGCAGTTGACCGGAGAGAAGGCACGCACACTCTTGGAGCATGACCACCTTGAAGAGGACATCCAGCATGTGCGGACCAGGCTCGAGGACGAGGCACGCAGCCGGGAGGAGCTGGAGGCCGCAGCACGCGTCATGAACAAGTATGTGGATGAGTCTGGGCTCGCGCGGCTGGAGCTGGACAAGAAGCTGTTCGCACTGCAGGAAGAAGCCGCGTTCCTAAAGAAGAACCACGAGGATGAGGTGGCCGAGATGCTCGCACAGATCCAGGGTGCACAGGTGAGGTTCGAGGCTCGAGACACGATCAAGGCGGACGTCACGAGCGCACTGCGGGAGATCCGCGCTCAGCTGGATGGCCACGCGACCAAGAGCGCAATGCAGGCAGAGGGATGGTTCAAAGGTGAGAGGTGCAACTTTATATCAAACTTTATATCACCTTAATATCTTTAATACCCACCTGGTTTTACCAAGAGTGGTCGTGAGAAAGCCAATTTTATAGTCTTATAGGACTATAATGTGTGGCTGTGCGGTGACGCATCCTTGttcgctgtccatggtgctgaacttgGGAGCGCTTTGGTTTTACAATCAAATAGGCTAGTGGTACATAGTGGTGCATATAGGCTATTATCAATCCCATTTGGGACATTGATGCCTCGTAAGATCACCATTGGAAGCAAACTGCATTAAAACTCTCTAGGCTATATATTCAGCTAAACCTGCGTAAACATCATCCCATGAGTGCATACCAATTACTAAAATGACACCTTGAGTGACAAGGGTACTTTCGAATCAAACGCCATAGTTATGAAATGATAGGCTATGATTGCATTTGGAAAAAGTATTGGATGTGAATAATGTGGTGAAATAGCCCACTGGTTTATTTTATGGAGAGGACTACGTGTTCTGTCTGGTGTAAACTCGTGTCTTTTACCATCTGTCCACCTGCCACTTGTCACCTACAGTCCTGTTTGGAAAATGTTATTACTGTTCATCATGCATTCCTGCCGTAGGCAACTATGAGTCAGCAGTATTAGGTCCCTAAGATGGCGCATTCAAGACTCCTTGGAAGTTTCTTTTGATAAGATTTTCATCAATATGTTGTTCAGTGTCATATATCTGAGTCAgacctctgacagacagacagacaggcactgtCAAGGTCACTCCTTCCTGGAGGAGAGGATGTGTGTTCTCAGTGACAGACCTTTACTAAAGCTCAATACAGAAAAGCATTCAGGCACCTGGCCAGTCCTAAGACAGGAGACTATTTTATAATTTTGTGTTATAGCCCCTGTTCCCATGACCTCTAACaccctgtctctgaccctgtccCCCCACCTTCTGAAGTGCGTATGGAACGGTTGGCGGATGCAGCTCACTCTAACACGGATGCAATCCGCGGTGCCCAAGAGGAGATAGCCGAGTATAGACGGCAGCTGCAGAGTCGCACCATCGAACTGGAGACCCTCAAAGGAACCAAGGACTCTTTGGAGAGACAATGCAtggatagtgaggacagacatCATGGAGATATCCACTCCCTACAGGTACACTCCTCTGCCTGACTGACCATCTGTCTGgcttttctctttctccttcattCTGACACATTGCTCAccaacgtgtgtgtgtctgtgtgtgtgtgtgtgtgtaggagaccatccaccagCTGGACGGTGAGCTGAAGAGTACTAAGTGGGAGATGGCAAGTCAGCTGAGAGAATACCAGGAGCTGCTGAACGTCAAGATGGCTCTGGACATTGAGATAGCTGCCTACAGGTGGGTCAGGGGTTAAGGGGAAGAGGTTAAGGGTGTTCAGACTGGCTCTGAACAACCTTGCGCTTggaatatttaatttttttaaacaggaGACTGTATTGACACACCCAACTCAGACTGTACTTCCCATGTTCTTCCCCTAAACAGGAAGCTGCTGGAAGGGGAGGAGACTCGGTTCCTATCTGGGCCAAGCCTGTTCTCCTACTCCTCCGTTCACCTTAAGCTGAAGGGCGAGGAGCTCTCAGACACAGTCATACTGGAGGAACAGACGGATGAGACACAGGTCACTGAGGtgacagaggaaggagaggacgAGGAGAAGGgcgaagagaaggaagaggaagtAAAGGATGAGGAAGATGATGAGACCAAAGCTGAGGTAGAAGAGGGAGAAGGAGCTGAGgataagggaggagaggaggaagagggtgataaggaggaagaggaaggatctGAGgataaggaggaagaggaggcaggtGAGGAGAAAGCGGAAGAGAAGTCTAAGTCACCTGAGGCCGCTTCTCCATCTAAGTCTCCCACCAAAACCCCACAGCCCAAATCTCCCCTCCCCAAATCACCCGCCAAGTCTCCTGCCCCCAAATCTCCCACAGAGAAATCTCCCCAGCCCAAATCCCTGGATGTGAAATCACCATCTAAATCTCCCCCTAGCAAATCCCCAGAGTCTAAGTCCCCTCCTCCCAAGTCCCCTCCTCCCAAGTCCCCTCCTCccaagtcccctctccccaagtCTCCTGAACCCAAGTCCCCTCCTCCCAAGTCCCCTCCTCccaagtcccctctccccaagtCTCCCATCCAGGAGAAGGCCAAGCCCCCTGCAGAAGACAAACCAGCcaaggaggagaagaaagagaaggaacAACCCCAGCCTGTAAAAGAGAAGAAACAGGAGCCAGAACccaaggagaaagagaagagtgaGAGCCAGCCTAAAGAGAAGGCTGAGGAGAAGACAGACAAACCAGATCCCAAGAAGGAGAGCAAGCCAGAGGAGACCCCAACACCTGCCCCTCCTGCCGTCACCTTGGCCAAGCCTGCAGAGGAGAAGCCCGCCCCCGCCAAGGAGAGCCCCACCCCTGCTAAGAAGGAAGATGAGAAACAGGCCCCGTCCAAAACAGACGACAAACCTCAGGCAGAGTTGAAGCCTGCCCCCAAAGAATCCCCAGAGAAaacagagagcaagaaagagaagaAACCAGAGCCCAAAGAGGAGGTGCAGGAGGACAAGCAGGAGGCCTCTAAAGGGTCTGACAGTAAAGAGGCGAAGGATACGAAGGTGGAAGGGAAGGCAGAGAAGGACGAAAAGTCCTCCAGCAC
Protein-coding regions in this window:
- the LOC106584919 gene encoding neurofilament medium polypeptide; the protein is MSYPLDYLYGHGSYRRTPQGHSARPAASLSSSGYHSQPWTTSQRRRPAYSQAASADSLEIFNGDMTRRNEKEILQTLNDRFAGYIDKVRNLEMINSNLEQEAAALRQSQTGRATVGEHYQRELEDLRVMVQQLTGEKARTLLEHDHLEEDIQHVRTRLEDEARSREELEAAARVMNKYVDESGLARLELDKKLFALQEEAAFLKKNHEDEVAEMLAQIQGAQVRFEARDTIKADVTSALREIRAQLDGHATKSAMQAEGWFKVRMERLADAAHSNTDAIRGAQEEIAEYRRQLQSRTIELETLKGTKDSLERQCMDSEDRHHGDIHSLQETIHQLDGELKSTKWEMASQLREYQELLNVKMALDIEIAAYRKLLEGEETRFLSGPSLFSYSSVHLKLKGEELSDTVILEEQTDETQVTEVTEEGEDEEKGEEKEEEVKDEEDDETKAEVEEGEGAEDKGGEEEEGDKEEEEGSEDKEEEEAGEEKAEEKSKSPEAASPSKSPTKTPQPKSPLPKSPAKSPAPKSPTEKSPQPKSLDVKSPSKSPPSKSPESKSPPPKSPPPKSPPPKSPLPKSPEPKSPPPKSPPPKSPLPKSPIQEKAKPPAEDKPAKEEKKEKEQPQPVKEKKQEPEPKEKEKSESQPKEKAEEKTDKPDPKKESKPEETPTPAPPAVTLAKPAEEKPAPAKESPTPAKKEDEKQAPSKTDDKPQAELKPAPKESPEKTESKKEKKPEPKEEVQEDKQEASKGSDSKEAKDTKVEGKAEKDEKSSSTEVKEKAMK